The following coding sequences lie in one Mustelus asterias chromosome 8, sMusAst1.hap1.1, whole genome shotgun sequence genomic window:
- the caiap gene encoding CARD- and ANK-domain containing inflammasome adapter protein, with amino-acid sequence MAINSTGIFTNPYAIEVLQSKKKELVAGIINTDHLLDWLVENRIISLDKKMAVLSYKTREEKNARILDMLVSCGERACRLFFYPCLKCVEPTLYDHIRCYVSNVSSSFGKAKRQLVGYLLERDKDEIPRNSQKTSEEFRQNMTHKKNPRQTLKRVARPQPIWIEITELFQAAALGDLSSLDRAFGDNDVNGTNASNETLLHIAAAHGHVTIIEYLLNKGAKVEVRDNKRQSPLHRAAVEGHLGAAKMLLQAGAHIYALDKESRSPLQLAAENSHFSMVKLMLKEEARNHKRKKSFLHMAALRDESKLARIILQYGAPVDAKDEKNRTPLFHAISQGHLNTVKVLLEAGAKVNIDLIHAAFDSNDQFLMKLILEHASEINSTVLVNALFKAVQKNLYRTVGIIIEQGIDINTRNGMQYTPLLLAAELGHVESVNILINKGARLDERTPNMDSALHLAVQTGSLSVAKLLIDMGMDANIIGSGNQTPLHVASFQNQRLMIETLIAGGSKVNAVTKEAVTPLHIASQKGNRDTAECLIQNKADVNAKDRGMKTPLHMAAVVGDASIAELLLSNRADPNAVNMEKKTPLHLSANEGHLDFVSLMLTRRAKFTAKDMDGNTPMHYAASNSHSIVVKALLLAGKNKNIDVKNIWRKTPLHLAAEHSDKDLIELLLISGAAINALDNAKDTPLHCACKSGNLSTAQKLINWSEGEKPKFQLTNSLKKTPLQVAESGETDNHHQIATLLKKKMLLTR; translated from the coding sequence ATGGCTATAAACAGTACAGGTATTTTTACAAATCCATATGCAATTGAGGTTCTACAGAGCAAGAAGAAGGAACTTGTAGCAGGGATTATCAACACCGATCATCTTCTGGACTGGTTGGTTGAGAATCGTATCATTTCACTGGACAAGAAAATGGCTGTGTTAAGCTATAAGACGCGAGAGGAGAAGAACGCAAGAATTCTGGATATGTTGGTTTCTTGCGGAGAGAGAGCCTGCAGGCTGTTCTTCTATCCTTGCCTCAAGTGTGTGGAACCAACTCTGTATGATCACATCAGATGCTATGTCAGTAATGTGTCTAGCAGCTTTGGGAAAGCCAAGAGACAGCTGGTGGGATACCTTTTGGAAAGAGATAAGGATGAAATCCCCAGGAACAGCCAAAAAACGTCAGAGGAATTCAGACAGAACATGACACATAAAAAGAACCCACGTCAAACGTTAAAAAGAGTTGCTAGACCTCAACCCATCTGGATCGAAATAACTGAGCTCTTCCAAGCTGCAGCATTAGGAGATCTTTCCAGTCTGGATAGAGCTTTTGGAGACAATGATGTAAATGGCACAAATGCTTCTAATGAAACCCTGTTGCACATTGCTGCTGCTCATGGGCATGTTACAATTATTGAATATTTATTGAATAAAGGAGCAAAGGTAGAGGTGAGGGATAATAAACGGCAGTCACCCCTCCACCGGGCTGCAGTGGAGGGACATTTGGGTGCAGCTAAAATGCTTCTCCAAGCTGGAGCACACATCTATGCTTTGGATAAAGAATCCAGAAGTCCATTGCAATTAGCTGCAGAGAACAGTCATTTCTCCATGGTGAAGTTGATGTTGAAAGAAGAAGCCAGAAACCATAAAAGGAAGAAATCTTTCTTGCACATGGCTGCACTCAGAGATGAGAGTAAATTAGCGCGAATCATTCTCCAATATGGAGCTCCAGTTGATGCTAAGGATGAGAAGAACAGGACCCCATTGTTTCATGCTATTTCCCAAGGACATCTCAATACTGTGAAAGTACTGCTGGAGGCTGGAGCCAAGGTGAATATTGATTTAATTCATGCAGCATTTGATAGTAATGACCAATTCCTGATGAAGCTGATCTTGGAGCATGCCAGTGAAATTAACTCTACCGTCTTAGTCAATGCACTGTTTAAAGCAGTTCAGAAAAATCTATACAGAACTGTGGGCATTATCATTGAACAGGGCATTGACATCAACACCAGAAATGGAATGCAATATACCCCTTTACTGTTAGCAGCAGAACTTGGCCATGTTGAATCTGTCAATATCCTGATAAATAAAGGTGCACGTTTAGATGAAAGGACACCAAATATGGACAGTGCATTACACCTTGCAGTCCAAACTGGGTCTCTTTCTGTTGCAAAGCTGTTGATTGACATGGGCATGGATGCAAACATAATTGGCTCTGGCAACCAAACACCCTTACATGTTGCATCCTTTCAGAACCAACGACTAATGATAGAAACTTTGATAGCAGGAGGTTCAAAAGTCAATGCTGTCACTAAAGAAGCAGTTACACCTTTACATATCGCTTCACAAAAAGGTAACAGAGATACGGCTGAGTGtctcatccagaacaaagcagatgTAAATGCCAAAGATAGAGGTATGAAAACACCCTTGCACATGGCTGCTGTAGTTGGAGATGCCTCAATTGCAGAGCTCCTTCTGTCAAACCGGGCAGATCCTAATGCAGTAAATATGGAGAAGAAGACCCCACTCCATTTGTCTGCTAATGAAGGCCATTTGGACTTTGTATCTTTGATGTTAACCAGAAGGGCCAAGTTTACTGCAAAGGATATGGATGGGAATACTCCAATGCACTATGCAGCCAGCAATAGCCATAGCATTGTTGTCAAAGCTCTTTTATTGGCTGGAAAAAATAAAAACATAGATGTTAAAAATATTTGGCGGAAAACACCATTACATTTAGCAGCAGAACATAGTGACAAGGACCTGATAGAGTTGCTGTTGATCAGTGGAGCTGCCATTAATGCCTTAGATAATGCCAAAGACACACCTCTGCATTGTGCTTGCAAATCTGGCAACCTTAGCACTGCTCAAAAACTAATCAACTGGTCTGAAGGTGAGAAACCTAAGTTTCAGTTGACAAATAGTTTAAAAAAGACACCTCTTCAAgttgcagaaagtggagaaacagATAACCACCATCAAATAGCAACATTATTGAAAAAGAAAATGTTGTTAACTAGGTAA